Part of the Lolium rigidum isolate FL_2022 chromosome 6, APGP_CSIRO_Lrig_0.1, whole genome shotgun sequence genome, TTGTCCTTCCCTTACTCATCGTCATCTGCATTCAGTCTACTGAAGTTTATACACTTCAAAGTTCATAGTAGCTAGGAGGTTTTGCGCATAGCTCATGAGTGCATATCATTatttgaaggggatttgctagttTTAGCTAGCTGAGAATTAAGCTCGTGCTTAGTTAAGTCATACACCGCTTGATTGCATCGTTATTCGTGCATATGAGTTGCAAGTTAAGTTGTAACTGGGTTTTTTTTCAGTTGCTAGTGAGGGTGCAACTAAGAAAATTTATCcggtttgttaaatttggtttgtgATTCGTGCTAGTCATCAGTGCAACTGAGATTTAAGGACATCATCTAACTGATTGTTCttagtcgactgagaaatagtcacacccaaTTTTTGTGAAAAAGAATACCTTTTACATCACATGTAAAAGGACAAACTTCCATGTTACAATATTACTATTTAAGGGACTTTCTTTTGTCTTTTTCCTGAAAATTTGTGTAGGAAGTAGGAACGCAGAAGGTCCGGATGTATACGCCAAATTTTCTTTCGAAAccatttgaaattttaaaatttgtttttttattcATCCTTTTCTATAATAGGTTCATATGCATATAGGAGCCAAAATAGAGGTTTTGTTTGTTTGTACGTGTATGCATTCATACGTCGCGCTGGCCCTCCAGGAGGCCACCGCCCATCGCGCGCACCTTCGCGCTACTGGCTAAAAGAAACTTAAACCCATCTCAACTACAGTACGGTGTAGTAGTAATGATTAATTGACAACTTGACAATCGCCAGCCTATATACCCTAATCGAAGCTACATGTTCAGACATTAGAGCATGCACGCATCGTCCTAAAAATGGTACGTCTAATTAACTTTGTCACAtgtccaagtttttttttttttgagggtaatTGTCACATGTCCAAGTTGATCAACCCATCGATGGCGGCTCAGTTACGCTACAGGGCATTATAAGTACATGGGCTACATGCTTGTTCTCCTCATCTCATCGGCATTTAGTCTCCTGACTTGTCTTGAGCTACTTCCACTCCCACACAGCTAACCAACCATCACGTTCTAGTTACCCTAAAGAGACTAACTTGACCATGGCGCCAAAGCATCTCTCCGCCGTTCTCCTTGCCGCCGGCGCCATCATCCTAGCCCTCGCCGTGCCATTGCTCGCCGGCGACCCCGACATGCTCCAGGACTTCTGCGTCGCCGACTACGGTTCCCTCAAAGGCCGTAAGTGTGATCTTCCACGTATAATCGCATGCCAATGCTTACATGTATATAGATCATGAATGAACACAGTATTAATGTACCCCTGCAGCACTGCGGGTTAACGGGTTCCCCTGCAAGAGGCCGGAGAACGTGACGGCCGACGACTTCTTCTCCAACGTGCTGTCCCTCCCGGGCAACACCGGCAACCCGGTCGGTTCTGCCGTGACGGCGGCGAACGTGGAGAAGGTCCCCGGGCTCAACACCCTGGGCATGTCCATGTCCCGTGTCGACTACGCGCCGTGGGGCGTGAACCCGCCGCACACCCACCCGCGCGCCACCGAGATCATCTTCGTGCTCGAGGGCTCCCTCGACGTCGCCTTCGTCACCACCGGCGGCAACCTCTACGCCCGCACCGTCTGCAAGGGCGAGCTCTTCGTCTTCCCACGCGGCCTCGTCCACTTCCAGCGGAACAACGGTGGGGCGCCAGCCGTCGCCATATCGGCGTTCAACAGCCAGCTTCCGGGCACACAGTCTCTTGCGGTGGCAATGTTTGGCTCGTCGCCGCCGATGCCCACTGACGTGCTGGCGAGGGCGCTCCAGATCGACGGCGGCGTCGTGGAGACCATCAAGTCCAAGTTCACGCTCAAGTACTAGGCGTGCATGATGCATGCAGTTGGATGGATCGGCCCTGTCTATGTTCCTTCGTGCCGCGCTAATAATGACGAGGACGCTGTATCGTAAAAGTCCGTCTTAGTTCATATGTGAGACTGCACTTTCGCTTTGACGTTGTACATCTTTGTATGTGTCGTTGCTTTCTTTCTTTTGTGTCGTGAAGGGCGCCTCGTCAGTTTCAATGTTAATCGCTGGTTTTCGTTCGGGAAACGTCTGGTGATTTCTATGCTTCCATCAATACTAGTGAATGAATTTCCTTGATTGCTTGAAATTTCGTGATAGCAACTTAGTAGTAACGACCAGTCGACCAGATATTACAGTATccccgccggcctgtcatctatcTATCTTTCCTAATGTGGTATGTATGTTGCATCGAACATAAGAATATGTCATCTTATTTGGGTGGCATTCCGGATTCTTGAGTGAACATCAATGATGACAACTTTGCCATCGTGTACAGCGTCGATCCCTGCCAGGATTTTGGTTACCGGTTGGAAAATCTGGTTACCACTGTGTGCAGCGTGGATCCCTGCCAGAATTTTTGTTTCCGGTTGGAAACATGGCCAGGTATTATGATGAAACACGGATCTGCAACACTTTTTTAGCCCATGACGGCTTTGATTACCACCACGGGAAGGCATGCATCCAATATCTCCAACCGATCTAACCTGCCACTGCCATGGTACACCAAGAATTCATAAAGATCTTGTAAAAAAAAAGAATTCATAAAGATTCCCTGAACTACATCTACATTGAAGCAAGGCCACAAGATCAACTTAACGCGTAGGAAATCCAAGTCATTGATGTCATCGTCATCGAGGTTGGTGAAGCCGATGATGGTGGACTCTTCGTCAACATTGATAGGCGAGTTTGGGGAGTTCGGTTGCACCTTATTGGATGAGGCGATTCGGGCCGCGGATCAGATAGGCGGGAGGGACATAGACTTTCTCCACCTCATCCTTCTTCGGCTTCTTCTCAGACCTGGGCCGTGGAAATAAAGCTGACCCAATGGAAGAGCACTCCTGGTGTCGAAAGCTAGGAGATCGTAGTAGCCCCTCTACATGACGATGGTGACGATGAAGCCCCATCAGGCTTGATGATGAGGAGAGGTGCCCCCCGAGCACCACGAGGAATAAGAATAGGAGCAGGCTGACGAGGATGATAACCTTCCCGTAATTGGTGTTGCCGGCATCAGTATGGGTGGCATCATACCCGCACAAAAGTGTTTGAGCACCTCGTTGTAGTCATAGTTCCTTCAACACCTCCACGACCCCTTCTTGTTTTTCTTCCCCGACATGTACATGCCCTTGTTAAGGTTGACGTGTGTTGTACGCTATATCGTGAGGAACTCGGGCCAGATCTCGCTCTCGGCGGTGAG contains:
- the LOC124667852 gene encoding germin-like protein 1-3, which encodes MAPKHLSAVLLAAGAIILALAVPLLAGDPDMLQDFCVADYGSLKGPLRVNGFPCKRPENVTADDFFSNVLSLPGNTGNPVGSAVTAANVEKVPGLNTLGMSMSRVDYAPWGVNPPHTHPRATEIIFVLEGSLDVAFVTTGGNLYARTVCKGELFVFPRGLVHFQRNNGGAPAVAISAFNSQLPGTQSLAVAMFGSSPPMPTDVLARALQIDGGVVETIKSKFTLKY